A genomic window from Montipora capricornis isolate CH-2021 chromosome 8, ASM3666992v2, whole genome shotgun sequence includes:
- the LOC138013910 gene encoding uncharacterized protein: MDTPGPLASSKQKTNGAKLSRLIIDGGTTVLRNVFDTHHPPANLAADLNACYSILDQLFRRRILNGHQWDRLFPGGGAPPDSTKFDITLLFLLLTNICALTPPHTGWHCKPPPSDTSREANLARIKFFRNQLYGHITTTGVDELMFNALWQEISAVLVSLGLSQAEVDRLKAERCGEEDYLNALRDWAESERDLKTQLNEVRQCQDTVLECVKESNSIIQDIHQIVTKSRETQHNTNQEDKILKKLARVDTEPDITDYTKRYLEGTRESFFAKISAWLDDASSPNRVLVLSGNAGMGKSVIAAEMCKRMQEAGRLAGSHFCHHDRARHRNSKVMMQSLACHLSCCLPDYKKALVEQLSGNVGVEINDMEVRDLFDWLFLEPLNRVADPGFTSLVVIDALDESEYQGRNDLLDVIANLFKSLPLWLRFLVTTRPEVNIWNSLKDLQPLLLEPKDEENLKVIRFYFEHSLSDLLEFERREVVLDYLVQKSEGVFLCAKFLVDFIRAKCSTLLTLEQLDKTLPAGIACVYQSYFQRLEQALCKEVNITEEQFLCFLGAIAAAREPLPLGFVPKLLCTNVSSSIVVRKASKAIAIVSSLLPVHEDRIHFFHKSVKDWLTDKSRYRQHCFSVEEMEGHKILSTLCSNEFDELKSRGIGNLQSFTDTSRYALEHGVQHMLQLDQDMKSCSLEQGVGKYVSDLELLYAKLCVNLPGATEDIVGVMKQGGLKRISAECCETLSSLLFLLKKHRVTLQEYPFTIFQCSLNEGSSKLSSDSRKLLETKYSDKPHMELLKKNHAQRGIQARFGCGSQVACLDVSPSLEYMVCECRDGSIQFWSLASGNLKWKRYVKPKQYHDYFEPLRIIVTSHEMDFGFYRSVVFHPIKDVILPGVLNTAYSFNGDLKPLFPTSKCSFSVCSICGDEMLTDCPDDAKCLTMWNLNDGREIDRVNRENDIFSFAMSQDGKLVAISQLTRSICLLDRENGFSTLAEIASSRRFGMIRFSPDSRFFFCARWSRYSQMFRLSMTDGPELLYWILPAGAGTNSFELEPHRIGGFLLGDPLSMVSRDCSDVVLNSQSLLRNNLHEGYIELVYRNAPTKSTEFELVRCLRLSLTGESVYAIVLVVPRRWRILAWDVLKGELKGQKDYESDYFFDFVTLKEGILISTNTTLELWNFDLSVCTRRWRFAVDTIFPISDDQVVCITHETRQGIILNTVGGDNVVTFKFPPGRLIACYGDLQLFASPGMDPEFIEMRQLGKTEPLWRARALQGASVLHLKGSFSPKGQFIAVFVMRNTYILDAFSGNVRLQFDDVTTFNCEFVGDEECIFVKCVRPSGGRLELFNVRSGDLLGVMDVESNVSYGPCPLATSPRLGLIAICSRAQLNLEIIKVKHPREETLITEAERLVCNVSFKNQSAVLKMF; encoded by the coding sequence ATGGACACACCAGGTCCCCTGGCCAGCTCTAAGCAGAAGACAAATGGGGCCAAGCTGAGTCGACTTATTATTGATGGTGGAACAACTGTACTGAGAAATGTTTTTGACACTCATCACCCTCCTGCAAACTTGGCAGCTGATCTTAATGCCTGTTATTCCATCCTTGACCAGCTTTTTCGTAGAAGAATACTCAATGGTCACCAGTGGGACAGGCTGTTTCCTGGCGGTGGAGCTCCTCCTGACTCCACCAAATTTGATATCACTCTGCTGTTCCTTCTTCTGACCAACATTTGCGCACTTACCCCTCCCCACACCGGATGGCATTGCAAGCCGCCCCCAAGTGACACTTCTCGTGAGGCAAACCTTGCTCGCATTAAGTTTTTCCGTAATCAGTTGTATGGGCACATCACAACCACTGGTGTCGATGAACTGATGTTCAATGCTCTGTGGCAGGAAATCAGTGCCGTTCTAGTGTCTCTTGGGTTAAGTCAGGCAGAAGTTGATCGATTGAAGGCAGAGCGATGTGGAGAGGAGGATTATCTTAACGCATTACGAGACTGGGCAGAGAGTGAAAGAGATCTCAAGACTCAACTTAATGAGGTGCGTCAGTGTCAGGACACAGTCCTGGAGTGTGTCAAGGAAAGCAACTCTATAATTCAAGACATTCATCAAATTGTTACTAAAAGCCGTGAGACACAACACAACACCAATCAGGAGGACAAAATCCTAAAGAAACTTGCAAGGGTTGACACGGAACCTGATATCACCGATTATACAAAGAGATACTTGGAAGGAACTCGTGAGTCTTTCTTTGCTAAAATCAGCGCCTGGTTGGATGATGCAAGTTCTCCAAATCGTGTCTTGGTGCTCAGCGGAAATGCAGGGATGGGGAAATCTGTCATCGCTGCTGAGATGTGTAAAAGAATGCAAGAAGCTGGCAGATTGGCGGGAAGCCATTTTTGTCACCATGACAGAGCACGCCACAGGAATTCCAAGGTGATGATGCAGTCTTTAGCCTGTCACCTGTCTTGCTGTCTTCCAGATTACAAGAAAGCCCTTGTGGAACAGCTCTCGGGAAATGTGGGTGTAGAGATCAACGACATGGAAGTGAGGGATCTGTTTGATTGGCTTTTTTTGGAACCTCTGAACAGGGTAGCAGATCCAGGTTTTACATCTCTTGTGGTAATAGATGCTTTAGACGAAAGTGAATACCAAGGACGAAATGATCTTCTTGACGTGATTGCCAACTTGTTTAAGAGTTTACCACTTTGGCTTCGATTTTTGGTGACAACGCGACCCGAAGTTAACATTTGGAACAGCCTCAAAGATTTGCAACCACTGCTACTCGAGCCAAAAGATGAAGAGAACTTGAAGGTCATTCGTTTTTACTTTGAACATAGTCTAAGCGATTTGCTGGAATTTGAAAGGCGGGAGGTGGTCTTAGATTATCTCGTGCAGAAGTCAGAGGGAGTCTTCCTGTGTGCCAAGTTTTTGGTAGATTTCATAAGGGCCAAGTGTTCAACTCTTCTCACCTTGGAACAACTGGACAAGACCCTTCCGGCGGGCATCGCGTGTGTTTACCAGTCATATTTCCAACGGCTCGAACAAGCCTTGTGTAAGGAAGTAAACATAACTGAAGAGCAATTTCTGTGTTTCCTGGGTGCGATTGCCGCTGCCAGGGAACCACTGCCATTGGGTTTTGTTCCTAAATTGTTGTGCACGAACGTGTCGTCCTCGATTGTTGTGCGAAAGGCGAGCAAAGCCATTGCCATTGTGTCATCACTTCTTCCTGTTCACGAAGACCGCattcatttctttcataaatcAGTCAAGGACTGGTTGACAGACAAGTCACGCTACAGGCAGCACTGTTTCAGTGTGGAGGAAATGGAAGGCCATAAGATCCTTTCTACTCTTTGTTCTAACGAGTTTGACGAGTTAAAGAGCAGAGGTATTGGCAACTTACAGTCTTTCACTGACACTTCAAGGTATGCCTTGGAACATGGTGTTCAGCACATGTTACAGTTAGACCAGGACATGAAATCTTGTAGCCTTGAACAAGGGGTTGGAAAATATGTGTCAGACCTAGAGCTTTTGTACGCAAAGCTTTGTGTGAACCTGCCAGGAGCCACGGAAGATATCGTTGGTGTAATGAAGCAGGGTGGTTTGAAGAGGATATCTGCCGAGTGTTGTGAGACCCTTTCTTCtttattgtttcttttaaaGAAGCACCGCGTAACCTTGCAGGAATATCCCTTTACTATTTTTCAGTGTTCGTTAAATGAGGGAAGTAGTAAGTTATCTTCTGACTCCCGCAAGCTTCTGGAGACCAAGTATTCCGATAAACCTCACATGGAGTTGTTAAAGAAAAATCACGCCCAAAGAGGTATTCAAGCTCGGTTTGGTTGCGGATCACAAGTGGCTTGTTTGGATGTGTCCCCTAGCTTAGAGTACATGGTGTGTGAATGTCGCGATGGAAGCATTCAGTTTTGGTCACTTGCTTCAGGTAACCTCAAATGGAAACGCTATGTCAAACCAAAACAGTATCATGATTACTTTGAACCATTAAGAATCATTGTAACTTCGCATGAAATGGATTTTGGATTTTATCGTTCTGTTGTATTTCATCCTATCAAGGATGTCATTTTGCCAGGAGTGCTAAACACTGCTTACTCCTTTAATGGAGACTTGAAGCCGCTTTTTCCTACCAGTAAGTGCAGTTTTTCTGTCTGTTCTATTTGTGGCGACGAGATGTTAACTGATTGTCCCGACGATGCAAAGTGTCTTACGATGTGGAATCTGAACGATGGTAGGGAGATTGATCGTGTCAACAgagaaaatgacattttttcttttgcaatgtCCCAAGATGGAAAGCTCGTGGCAATTTCCCAATTAACGCGCTCTATTTGTTTACTTGACCGGGAAAATGGTTTTTCAACTCTAGCAGAGATAGCTTCATCAAGGCGTTTTGGAATGATTAGGTTTTCACCAGAcagtcgattttttttttgtgcacgTTGGTCCAGATACAGCCAAATGTTTCGTTTAAGCATGACTGACGGGCCCGAGCTTCTCTATTGGATTTTGCCTGCGGGTGCTGGGACAAATTCATTTGAGTTAGAACCCCATAGAATCGGTGGCTTTTTGTTGGGCGATCCTCTGAGTATGGTTTCGCGCGATTGTTCCGATGTAGTGCTTAACAGCCAATCTCTTTTAAGGAACAACTTGCATGAAGGTTACATTGAACTAGTTTATCGGAATGCACCAACGAAGAGCACAGAGTTCGAACTTGTCAGATGTCTCCGACTTTCGTTAACCGGTGAGAGTGTTTATGCGATAGTTTTGGTCGTACCGCGCAGATGGCGAATTTTAGCTTGGGACGTTTTAAAGGGGGAACTTAAAGGACAGAAAGATTATGAGAGTGActatttctttgattttgtaaCTTTAAAAGAAGGCATTTTGATTTCAACTAATACCACACTTGAACTGTGGAACTTCGATTTGTCAGTCTGCACGCGACGATGGAGGTTTGCAGTAGATACTATCTTTCCTATTTCAGATGATCAGGTGGTATGCATAACACATGAAACGCGACAAGGGATCATTTTGAATACTGTTGGTGGAGATAATGTGGTAACATTTAAATTTCCTCCTGGTAGGTTGATTGCTTGCTACGGGGACCTCCAGCTGTTTGCCTCGCCCGGAATGGATCCAGAGTTCATTGAAATGAGGCAATTGGGTAAAACCGAACCATTGTGGCGTGCGCGTGCTCTCCAGGGTGCCAGTGTGTTGCATTTGAAGGGATCATTTTCCCCCAAGGGTCAATTTATTGCTGTTTTTGTCATGCGCAACACCTACATTCTCGATGCATTTTCTGGTAATGTGCGCCTCCAATTTGATGATGTCACCACTTTCAATTGTGAATTCGTCGGTGACGAGGAGTGTATTTTTGTGAAATGCGTTCGCCCAAGTGGCGGACGCCTTGAGCTGTTCAACGTAAGGTCTGGAGATCTACTCGGTGTAATGGATGTCGAATCGAACGTTTCCTATGGGCCTTGTCCTTTAGCAACTAGTCCTAGATTGGGTCTCATTGCCATTTGTtcaagggcgcagctcaacttggaaattatcaaggtaaaacaCCCGAGAGAGGAGACACTCATTACGGAGGCAGAAAGGTTAGTTTGCAATGTCTCGTTTAAAAACCAATCGGCGGTACTCAAGATGTTCTGA